Proteins from one Aureimonas sp. SA4125 genomic window:
- a CDS encoding CsbD family protein: MDKHTISGGAKQAGGAIKETAGKAVGNERLEAEGTVDKTEGKAEKNYGKVKDAVKDTLS; encoded by the coding sequence ATGGACAAGCACACGATCTCCGGTGGCGCGAAGCAGGCTGGCGGCGCGATCAAGGAGACTGCCGGCAAGGCAGTCGGCAACGAGCGCCTCGAGGCCGAAGGCACCGTCGACAAGACGGAAGGCAAGGCCGAAAAGAACTACGGCAAGGTCAAGGACGCGGTCAAAGACACGCTCTCCTAA
- a CDS encoding Isoquinoline 1-oxidoreductase subunit, with protein MAPTLSSAQEKAADAQTLKPVSAFDSIADEKARSIAIFQETGKVLQHPRCLNCHPKGDVPLQGMDMKLHEPPVRRGESNFGMPGMTCNTCHGPANVDVPAQAETIQSIPGNPNWHVAPIEMAWVGKSLAEICVQIKDENRNGGKTLAELVEHMAKDDLVGWGWNPGKGREPAPGTQAEFGALYEAWAATGAHCPAS; from the coding sequence ATGGCGCCGACGCTGTCCAGCGCCCAGGAGAAGGCAGCCGACGCCCAGACCCTGAAACCGGTATCGGCCTTCGATTCGATCGCGGACGAGAAGGCCCGCTCGATCGCCATCTTCCAGGAGACCGGCAAGGTCCTGCAGCACCCGCGCTGCCTCAACTGCCACCCCAAGGGCGACGTCCCGCTGCAGGGCATGGACATGAAGCTGCACGAGCCGCCGGTCCGCCGCGGGGAATCCAACTTCGGCATGCCCGGCATGACCTGCAACACCTGCCACGGGCCGGCCAATGTCGACGTTCCGGCGCAGGCCGAGACGATCCAGTCGATTCCGGGCAATCCGAACTGGCATGTCGCGCCGATCGAGATGGCCTGGGTTGGCAAGTCGCTCGCCGAGATCTGCGTGCAGATCAAGGACGAGAACCGAAACGGCGGCAAGACCCTTGCCGAACTCGTCGAGCACATGGCAAAGGACGATCTCGTCGGATGGGGCTGGAACCCGGGCAAGGGCCGCGAACCCGCTCCGGGCACGCAGGCCGAATTCGGCGCTTTGTACGAAGCCTGGGCCGCCACCGGAGCGCATTGCCCGGCTTCCTGA
- the groES gene encoding co-chaperone GroES: protein MATVNFRPLHDRVVVRRVESETKTAGGIIIPDTAKEKPQEGEIIAVGAGARDEQGKIQPLDVKAGDRILFGKWSGTEVKLNGEDLLIMKESDIMGVVG, encoded by the coding sequence ATGGCAACTGTGAACTTCCGTCCTCTCCACGATCGGGTCGTCGTGCGTCGCGTGGAGTCCGAGACCAAGACGGCCGGCGGGATCATCATCCCGGATACGGCCAAGGAGAAGCCGCAGGAAGGCGAGATCATCGCCGTCGGCGCTGGCGCTCGCGACGAGCAGGGCAAGATCCAGCCGCTGGACGTCAAGGCCGGCGATCGCATCCTGTTCGGCAAGTGGTCGGGCACCGAGGTCAAGCTCAACGGCGAAGACCTTCTGATCATGAAGGAATCCGACATCATGGGCGTCGTCGGCTGA
- a CDS encoding sulfite exporter TauE/SafE family protein, whose translation MHDFMIFFFVGALAQLVDGALGMAYGVISSTVLLSFGVLPAQASASVHAAELFTTAASGGAHIWHKNIDWKLFWRLVPFGVLGGALGAYVLTGLDGDVVKPYVAAYLAVMGAYLLSRSFRQVPQKPVPARVVPPLALVGGLFDAIGGGGWGPIVTSGLLGAGGQPRYVIGSVNAAEFLVTLSVSLSFALALVTGHWEDAPDLMTNAMAVAGLVCGGVVVAPFAGYAIRIIPQNWLLRLVGLLICVLALSQIWQLI comes from the coding sequence ATGCACGATTTCATGATCTTCTTCTTCGTCGGGGCGCTGGCGCAGCTTGTCGACGGCGCTCTCGGCATGGCCTACGGCGTCATCTCCTCGACCGTTCTCCTCAGCTTCGGCGTGCTTCCGGCCCAGGCCTCCGCCTCCGTCCACGCAGCCGAACTGTTCACGACCGCGGCATCGGGCGGCGCCCATATCTGGCACAAGAACATCGACTGGAAGCTGTTCTGGCGGCTTGTGCCTTTCGGCGTTCTGGGAGGCGCCCTGGGAGCCTATGTTCTGACCGGCCTCGACGGCGACGTGGTGAAGCCCTACGTCGCGGCCTATCTGGCGGTCATGGGCGCCTATCTCCTGTCACGCTCGTTCCGCCAGGTTCCCCAAAAACCCGTTCCCGCCAGAGTGGTGCCACCTCTCGCGCTCGTCGGGGGACTGTTCGACGCCATCGGCGGTGGCGGATGGGGGCCGATCGTCACATCCGGGCTTCTCGGCGCCGGGGGACAGCCGCGCTACGTCATCGGATCGGTCAATGCGGCCGAGTTCCTGGTGACCCTCTCGGTCTCGCTGTCCTTCGCCTTGGCGCTGGTGACCGGACACTGGGAGGACGCTCCAGACCTGATGACCAACGCCATGGCCGTGGCCGGTCTCGTCTGCGGTGGCGTGGTGGTCGCGCCGTTTGCCGGCTACGCGATACGAATCATCCCGCAGAACTGGCTTCTGCGCCTCGTGGGTCTTTTGATCTGCGTCCTGGCGCTGAGCCAGATTTGGCAACTGATCTGA
- the fumC gene encoding class II fumarate hydratase yields the protein MTTRRETDSIGAIEVASDRYWGAQTERSLNNFKIGTDRQPIPLIHALALVKKAAATVNARMGKLDATLAATIEKAADEVLSGALDDHFPLVVYQTGSGTQTNMNVNEVISNRAIEMLGGEMGSKKPVHPNDHVNMGQSSNDVFPTAMHVAVVIETMKRIFPAIDALYASLDAKAKAFDHIIKIGRTHTQDATPITLGQEFSGYAAALKLGRRRVEQALDDVLALAQGGTAVGTGLNSPVGFDTAIAAEIATLTGHPFRTAENKFEALASHGALAFFHGSLNALATDLFKIANDIRFLGSGPRSGLGELSLPENEPGSSIMPGKVNPTQAEAITMVACEVFGHETTVTVAASQGHFELNVFKPVIANAVLSSIRLLGDAMDSFREHCIDGIKANEGRIASLMQQSLMLVTALAPTIGYDNAAKIAKTAHHNGTTLRDEAIASGLVSAADYDRIVDPSLMVRPG from the coding sequence ATGACGACACGCCGCGAAACCGATTCGATCGGTGCCATCGAGGTCGCGAGCGATCGCTACTGGGGAGCGCAGACCGAGCGCTCCCTCAACAACTTCAAGATCGGCACCGACCGCCAGCCGATCCCGCTGATCCATGCGCTGGCGCTGGTGAAGAAGGCGGCGGCCACCGTCAATGCGCGCATGGGCAAGCTCGATGCGACCCTTGCGGCGACCATCGAGAAGGCGGCGGACGAGGTTCTTTCCGGCGCGCTCGACGACCACTTTCCACTCGTCGTCTACCAGACGGGGTCGGGCACCCAGACGAACATGAACGTCAATGAAGTGATCTCGAACCGGGCGATCGAGATGCTCGGCGGCGAGATGGGCTCGAAGAAGCCCGTCCATCCGAACGACCATGTGAACATGGGCCAGTCGTCGAACGACGTGTTCCCGACCGCCATGCATGTCGCCGTCGTCATCGAGACCATGAAGCGGATCTTTCCGGCCATCGACGCCCTCTACGCCTCGCTCGATGCCAAGGCGAAGGCGTTCGACCACATCATCAAGATCGGCCGCACCCACACCCAGGATGCGACGCCCATCACGCTTGGTCAGGAATTCTCTGGCTATGCCGCGGCGCTGAAGCTCGGACGGCGGCGCGTCGAGCAGGCGCTCGACGACGTGCTGGCCCTCGCGCAGGGCGGCACCGCCGTCGGCACCGGGCTGAACTCTCCGGTGGGTTTCGACACGGCCATCGCCGCCGAGATCGCCACCCTCACCGGCCACCCCTTCCGCACCGCCGAGAACAAGTTCGAGGCACTCGCCTCGCATGGCGCGCTCGCCTTCTTCCACGGCAGCTTGAATGCGCTGGCGACCGATCTCTTCAAGATCGCCAACGACATCCGCTTCCTCGGCTCCGGCCCGCGCTCGGGCCTCGGCGAACTGTCGCTGCCGGAGAACGAGCCGGGCTCCTCGATCATGCCGGGCAAGGTCAACCCGACGCAGGCGGAAGCGATCACGATGGTCGCCTGCGAGGTCTTCGGCCACGAGACGACGGTGACCGTGGCCGCAAGCCAGGGTCATTTCGAACTGAACGTTTTCAAGCCGGTCATCGCCAACGCCGTCCTGTCGTCGATCCGCCTGCTCGGCGATGCGATGGACAGTTTCCGCGAACATTGCATCGACGGGATCAAGGCCAATGAGGGTCGGATCGCCAGCCTGATGCAGCAGTCGCTGATGCTGGTGACGGCGCTGGCCCCGACCATCGGCTACGACAATGCCGCCAAAATCGCCAAGACGGCGCATCACAACGGCACGACGCTGCGCGACGAGGCGATCGCCTCGGGCCTCGTCAGCGCCGCGGATTACGACCGGATTGTCGACCCATCGCTCATGGTTCGCCCGGGCTGA
- a CDS encoding xanthine dehydrogenase family protein molybdopterin-binding subunit yields MTIHAFSPTRRGFLAGAGLVIGLTLAPKSLFAAEAVKAGGSGDLATLDAFVRIGADDTVTILSKHIEFGQGPFTGLATLVAEELDADWSQMRAVHAPADDKVYANLAFGLQGTGGSSSIANSYAQLRKAGATARAMLVAAAAKEWGVPAAEITVSKGRIAHAASGKESGFGALANKAAQETPPAEPVLKDPKDFVLIGKELPKLDTVAKSNGTAVFTLDVTADNMLIAMVAHPDHFGATVKSFDAAEALKIPGVVDVKQVPQGVAVYANDTYSALKGRAALVVEWDMSKAETRSSNEIAADYAKQFEEQGLEATNRGDVDKAFAEAGAETLEAELVFPFLAHAPMEPLDAVIIKNADGSIDCYNGSQFPGQDKQALSQVLGVDEAKVRVNTQLGGGSFGRRAQFGSPYMREAAEVFKATDGTRPVKHMWTREDDIRGGFYRPIYAHRMKASINAEGQITGWRQSIVGQSIMGKVDLDSTSVEGASNLPYAVENLHVVAHNTQLVVPALWWRSVGHTHTGFAVETFVDELLQKVGKDPVEGRLAMLGNEPRHMGTLKKVAEMAGWGSPVPEGRERGVAVVKSFDTYVAQIVEVSVGTDGLPRVHKVWCAVDCGVAINPNVIAAQMEGGIGYGLGAVLFDEVTLGEGGRIVQSNFHDYRSLRINEMPHVEVAVIASSEPPTGVGEPGVPPIGPAVANAWRRLTGSPVRRLPIVNVVVS; encoded by the coding sequence ATGACCATTCACGCCTTCTCCCCCACCCGGCGCGGCTTTCTCGCTGGTGCCGGTCTCGTCATCGGCCTGACGCTGGCGCCGAAGTCGCTGTTTGCCGCCGAGGCCGTCAAGGCTGGCGGCAGCGGGGATCTCGCGACGCTCGATGCCTTCGTGCGGATCGGCGCCGACGACACCGTCACGATCCTCTCCAAGCACATCGAGTTTGGCCAGGGTCCGTTCACGGGCCTCGCGACGCTCGTCGCCGAGGAACTCGACGCCGATTGGAGCCAGATGCGTGCCGTCCACGCGCCGGCAGACGACAAGGTCTATGCCAATCTCGCTTTCGGCCTGCAGGGCACTGGCGGGTCGAGCTCCATCGCCAATTCCTATGCGCAGCTGCGCAAGGCCGGTGCCACCGCGCGCGCCATGCTGGTGGCCGCCGCCGCGAAGGAATGGGGCGTTCCGGCCGCGGAGATCACGGTCTCCAAGGGCCGCATCGCCCATGCCGCCTCTGGCAAGGAGAGCGGTTTCGGCGCGCTTGCCAACAAGGCGGCGCAGGAGACGCCACCGGCCGAACCGGTGCTGAAGGACCCCAAGGATTTCGTCCTGATCGGCAAGGAGCTGCCGAAGCTCGACACCGTCGCCAAGTCGAACGGCACCGCCGTCTTCACCCTCGACGTGACCGCCGACAACATGCTGATCGCCATGGTCGCCCATCCCGACCATTTCGGCGCGACGGTGAAATCGTTCGACGCCGCGGAGGCGCTGAAGATCCCGGGCGTCGTCGACGTCAAGCAGGTGCCGCAGGGCGTCGCCGTCTATGCCAATGACACCTACTCGGCCCTGAAGGGCCGGGCGGCGCTGGTCGTCGAATGGGACATGTCCAAGGCCGAGACGCGGTCCAGCAACGAGATTGCCGCCGACTACGCCAAGCAGTTCGAGGAACAGGGTCTCGAGGCCACCAACCGCGGCGACGTCGACAAGGCCTTCGCGGAGGCTGGCGCCGAGACGCTCGAGGCCGAGCTCGTCTTCCCGTTCCTCGCCCACGCGCCGATGGAGCCGCTCGACGCCGTCATCATCAAGAACGCCGACGGCTCGATCGACTGCTACAACGGCTCGCAGTTTCCCGGTCAGGACAAGCAGGCCCTGTCCCAGGTGCTCGGCGTCGACGAGGCGAAGGTCCGCGTCAACACCCAGCTCGGCGGCGGAAGTTTCGGCCGGCGTGCCCAGTTCGGTTCGCCCTACATGCGCGAGGCCGCCGAGGTGTTCAAGGCAACCGACGGCACGCGCCCGGTGAAGCACATGTGGACGCGCGAGGACGACATCCGCGGCGGTTTCTACCGCCCGATCTACGCCCACCGGATGAAGGCCTCGATCAATGCCGAGGGCCAGATCACCGGCTGGCGGCAGTCGATCGTCGGCCAGTCGATCATGGGCAAGGTGGATCTCGATTCGACCTCGGTCGAGGGCGCGTCCAACCTGCCCTATGCGGTCGAGAACCTGCACGTCGTCGCCCACAACACACAGCTCGTGGTGCCGGCGCTCTGGTGGCGGTCGGTCGGGCACACCCATACGGGTTTCGCCGTCGAGACCTTCGTCGACGAACTGCTGCAGAAGGTGGGCAAAGACCCGGTCGAGGGTCGCCTGGCCATGCTTGGCAACGAGCCGCGCCACATGGGTACCCTGAAGAAAGTCGCCGAGATGGCCGGTTGGGGCTCGCCCGTGCCGGAGGGCCGCGAGCGCGGCGTCGCGGTAGTGAAGAGCTTCGACACTTATGTCGCGCAGATCGTCGAGGTCTCGGTCGGCACCGACGGCCTGCCGCGCGTGCACAAGGTCTGGTGCGCCGTCGATTGTGGCGTGGCGATCAACCCCAACGTCATCGCGGCGCAGATGGAGGGCGGCATCGGCTACGGCCTCGGAGCCGTCCTCTTCGACGAAGTGACGCTCGGCGAAGGCGGCCGCATCGTGCAGTCCAACTTCCACGACTACCGCTCGCTGCGCATCAACGAGATGCCGCATGTCGAGGTGGCGGTGATTGCATCGAGCGAACCGCCGACCGGCGTCGGCGAGCCCGGCGTTCCGCCGATCGGGCCGGCCGTCGCCAATGCCTGGCGTCGCCTGACCGGAAGCCCGGTCCGGCGCCTGCCCATCGTCAATGTCGTGGTGTCGTGA
- a CDS encoding (2Fe-2S)-binding protein — protein MITFMLNGQEKTFDGDPDTPLLWVIRDFEKLTGTKYGCGVAQCGACTVHLDGMTRRSCITPISTVEGSEVITIEGVAGTEAEAVRAAWVAIDVPQCGYCQSGQIMSAVSLLQATPKPTDDEIDGAMAGNICRCATYQRIRQAIHNAADTLEG, from the coding sequence GTGATCACCTTCATGCTCAACGGCCAGGAAAAGACCTTCGACGGCGATCCCGATACGCCGCTTCTCTGGGTCATCCGCGACTTCGAAAAGCTCACCGGCACCAAATACGGATGCGGCGTCGCCCAGTGCGGCGCCTGCACGGTGCATCTCGACGGCATGACCCGCCGTTCCTGCATCACGCCGATCTCGACCGTCGAGGGGTCCGAAGTGATCACCATCGAGGGTGTCGCGGGCACCGAGGCCGAGGCCGTTCGTGCGGCCTGGGTCGCCATCGACGTGCCGCAGTGCGGCTACTGCCAGTCCGGCCAGATCATGTCCGCCGTCTCGCTGCTGCAGGCGACGCCGAAACCGACCGACGACGAGATCGACGGGGCGATGGCCGGCAATATCTGCCGCTGCGCCACCTATCAACGCATCCGCCAGGCGATCCACAACGCCGCCGACACGCTGGAGGGCTGA
- a CDS encoding diguanylate cyclase, which translates to MTFDSTLATTGFLQTEAPSRRAGIDIAVEAETERLLAGRTRDIRLRGAIMDRYQAWSWPRRAKIVRSWMLWVAGLNVFLSAIGLIFSPRLLVFNLVFMGLFVPAVNFVVHGLWRRPRGPLIEPLSLVVATLTTMVVYGIFGSLIGGYDHERYLTGALFLAAIALVVFDMTLTWSTALGVGALLIFALFQIRNFDLEPTQVYFSIAFFGFGVAATIAARRTSTLLAHKSFLLTVRDAKYSRALAEANCNLHRLATLDPMTGIANRRSVQDHTDRLWRDPAVDKRQVAVIMVDIDHFKRLNDAFGHAAGDACICQVADAMVASTRRGLDLVSRYGGEEFMVILTRAPAETVMQIAERIRSTVEALKISVSGGETAVLTLTVSLGVAIAQDGVGPETLATRADDALYEAKRRGRNRVCRWPVDVSPQAGPTDLEQKSEVQHSAVRLTRQ; encoded by the coding sequence ATGACTTTTGACAGCACCTTGGCAACGACGGGATTCCTGCAGACGGAAGCCCCGTCACGGCGGGCCGGTATCGACATCGCCGTCGAGGCCGAGACAGAGCGACTATTGGCCGGACGCACGCGCGACATTCGGCTGCGCGGAGCCATCATGGACCGCTACCAAGCCTGGTCCTGGCCGCGCCGCGCCAAGATCGTGCGGTCCTGGATGTTGTGGGTTGCCGGCCTCAATGTCTTCCTCAGCGCCATCGGCCTGATCTTCTCTCCCAGGCTTCTCGTTTTCAACCTCGTCTTCATGGGTCTGTTCGTTCCGGCAGTCAATTTCGTCGTCCACGGTCTCTGGAGGCGGCCCCGCGGCCCGTTGATCGAACCGCTGTCGCTGGTCGTCGCGACACTGACGACAATGGTAGTCTACGGCATTTTCGGCTCGTTGATCGGCGGCTACGATCACGAGCGATACCTGACGGGCGCCTTGTTTCTCGCCGCGATCGCCCTGGTGGTGTTCGACATGACCCTGACTTGGTCGACCGCGCTCGGCGTAGGTGCGCTTCTGATCTTTGCGCTGTTTCAAATCCGGAATTTCGACTTGGAGCCGACGCAGGTCTATTTTTCCATCGCCTTCTTCGGATTCGGAGTGGCGGCGACGATTGCGGCGCGGCGCACATCGACCCTTCTCGCCCACAAGAGCTTCCTGCTGACGGTCAGGGACGCCAAATACAGCCGCGCCCTTGCCGAAGCCAACTGCAATCTTCATCGGTTGGCGACGCTCGATCCTATGACGGGAATCGCGAACCGGCGGTCTGTCCAGGACCACACCGATCGCCTTTGGCGGGACCCCGCCGTCGACAAGCGCCAGGTCGCCGTGATCATGGTCGACATCGATCATTTCAAGCGTCTGAACGACGCCTTCGGCCATGCTGCCGGCGATGCCTGCATCTGCCAGGTCGCCGATGCCATGGTTGCCTCGACGCGACGGGGGCTCGATCTCGTCTCGCGCTATGGCGGCGAAGAATTCATGGTCATTCTGACGCGGGCACCGGCCGAGACCGTGATGCAGATCGCCGAGCGCATCCGCAGCACGGTGGAGGCCCTGAAGATCAGCGTTTCCGGTGGCGAGACCGCCGTTCTCACCCTCACTGTCAGTCTCGGCGTCGCCATCGCACAGGACGGGGTCGGCCCGGAAACTCTCGCCACCCGTGCCGATGACGCGCTCTACGAAGCCAAGCGGCGGGGGCGCAACCGGGTGTGCCGCTGGCCGGTGGATGTCTCACCGCAGGCGGGCCCAACAGATCTGGAGCAGAAGTCGGAAGTACAGCATTCCGCCGTTCGGCTCACGCGCCAATGA
- the groL gene encoding chaperonin GroEL (60 kDa chaperone family; promotes refolding of misfolded polypeptides especially under stressful conditions; forms two stacked rings of heptamers to form a barrel-shaped 14mer; ends can be capped by GroES; misfolded proteins enter the barrel where they are refolded when GroES binds) — MAAKEVKFGRDARERMLRGVDILADAVKVTLGPKGRNVVIDKSFGAPRITKDGVTVAKEIELEDKFENMGAQMVREVASKTNDKAGDGTTTATVLAQAIVREGGKAVAAGMNPMDVKRGIDMAVIKVVEALQASARKIETSDEVAQVGTISANGEKEIGEMIASAMQKVGNEGVITVEEAKTAETELEVVEGMQFDRGYLSPYFVTNPEKMVAELEDPYILLHEKKLSNLQAMLPVLEQVVQSGKPLLIISEDVEGEALATLVVNKLRGGLKIAAVKAPGFGDRRKAMLEDIATLTGGQVISEDLGIKLETVTLDMLGRAKKVSITKENTTIVDGAGESAQIQARVGQIKQQIEETTSDYDREKLQERLAKLAGGVAVIRVGGATEVEVKEKKDRVDDALNATRAAVEEGIVAGGGVALLRASNALTITGANQDQEAGITIVRRALQAPLRQIVTNAGEEGSIVVGKILDNSSVTFGYNAATGEYGDMIQMGIVDPVKVVRSALQDAASVAGLLVTTEAMISEAPKRESAGGGGGMGGGMGGGMGGMGGMDF; from the coding sequence ATGGCTGCCAAGGAAGTAAAATTCGGCCGTGACGCCCGCGAACGCATGCTGCGCGGCGTCGACATCCTCGCCGACGCCGTCAAGGTGACGCTCGGCCCCAAGGGCCGCAACGTCGTCATCGACAAGTCGTTCGGCGCACCGCGCATCACCAAGGACGGCGTCACCGTCGCCAAGGAGATCGAGCTCGAGGACAAGTTCGAGAACATGGGCGCCCAGATGGTGCGCGAAGTGGCCTCGAAGACCAACGACAAGGCCGGTGACGGCACCACGACCGCGACCGTTCTGGCCCAGGCGATCGTCCGCGAAGGCGGCAAGGCCGTCGCCGCCGGCATGAACCCGATGGACGTCAAGCGCGGCATCGACATGGCCGTCATCAAGGTCGTCGAAGCCCTGCAGGCCTCGGCCCGCAAGATCGAGACCTCGGATGAAGTCGCCCAGGTCGGCACCATCTCGGCCAATGGCGAGAAGGAAATCGGCGAGATGATCGCCTCGGCGATGCAGAAGGTCGGCAACGAGGGTGTCATCACCGTCGAGGAAGCCAAGACCGCCGAGACCGAGCTCGAAGTCGTCGAAGGCATGCAGTTCGACCGCGGCTACCTCTCGCCCTACTTCGTGACCAACCCCGAGAAGATGGTCGCCGAGCTCGAGGACCCCTACATCCTCCTGCACGAGAAGAAGCTTTCGAACCTCCAGGCGATGCTTCCGGTGCTCGAGCAGGTCGTCCAGTCGGGCAAGCCGCTTCTCATCATCTCGGAAGACGTCGAAGGCGAGGCCCTGGCCACGCTCGTCGTCAACAAGCTGCGGGGCGGCCTGAAGATCGCCGCCGTCAAGGCGCCGGGCTTCGGTGATCGCCGCAAGGCCATGCTGGAAGACATCGCGACCCTGACCGGTGGCCAGGTGATCTCGGAAGATCTCGGCATCAAGCTCGAGACCGTCACGCTCGACATGCTCGGCCGCGCCAAGAAGGTCTCCATCACCAAGGAGAACACCACCATCGTCGACGGTGCCGGCGAGAGCGCGCAGATCCAGGCCCGTGTCGGCCAGATCAAGCAGCAGATCGAGGAGACCACCTCGGACTACGACCGCGAGAAGCTGCAGGAGCGTCTGGCCAAGCTCGCCGGTGGCGTCGCGGTCATCCGCGTCGGCGGCGCGACGGAAGTCGAAGTCAAGGAAAAGAAGGACCGCGTCGACGACGCCCTCAACGCGACCCGTGCGGCCGTCGAAGAAGGCATCGTGGCTGGCGGCGGCGTCGCTCTCCTGCGCGCTTCCAACGCCCTGACCATCACGGGCGCCAACCAGGACCAGGAAGCCGGCATCACCATCGTGCGCCGCGCCCTCCAGGCTCCGCTTCGCCAGATCGTCACCAATGCCGGTGAAGAAGGCTCGATCGTCGTCGGCAAGATCCTCGACAACTCCTCGGTCACCTTCGGCTACAACGCCGCGACCGGCGAATACGGCGACATGATCCAGATGGGCATCGTCGATCCGGTCAAGGTCGTCCGTTCGGCCCTGCAGGATGCGGCCTCGGTTGCCGGCCTCCTCGTCACCACCGAAGCCATGATTTCCGAAGCTCCCAAGCGCGAGAGCGCCGGCGGCGGCGGCGGCATGGGCGGCGGAATGGGCGGCGGCATGGGCGGCATGGGCGGCATGGACTTCTAA
- a CDS encoding DoxX family protein — protein MNSNLLLLLARILLGADFVIAGYGKLVGAAGMTGYFGSLGLPDSVVFVYLVGAFELLAGLAVIVGFQVRIAAILLALFCVATGFMAHSAEFTILMKNIAMAGGFLALAGAGAGTYALERRTGRVSATV, from the coding sequence ATGAACTCCAATCTCCTGCTTCTCCTCGCCCGCATCCTTCTGGGCGCGGACTTCGTCATCGCCGGCTACGGCAAGCTGGTCGGCGCGGCCGGCATGACCGGCTATTTCGGCAGCCTCGGCCTGCCGGACTCGGTCGTCTTCGTCTACCTCGTCGGTGCCTTCGAGCTTCTGGCCGGCCTTGCCGTCATCGTCGGCTTCCAGGTCCGCATCGCGGCCATCCTGCTGGCGCTGTTCTGCGTCGCCACCGGCTTCATGGCGCATTCGGCCGAATTCACCATCCTGATGAAGAACATCGCCATGGCCGGCGGCTTCCTCGCTCTGGCCGGTGCGGGTGCCGGCACCTACGCGCTCGAGCGTCGGACGGGCCGGGTCTCGGCGACGGTCTGA